From a region of the Salinispira pacifica genome:
- a CDS encoding DUF3179 domain-containing protein has protein sequence MSNTGIHSASRIIRKYSGFVLVIWLLLSSGIFHIASQPATATLESEFSTDFTLRSIDLDEIRSGGPPKDGIPAIDSPEFSRLEENSPGLTDNEMVIAVSMEGVHKIYPLRILIWHEIVNDTIAGTPIAVTWCPLCNSALVFNRRISHEGRSLVLDFGTTGRLRYSNLLMYDRQTETWWQQGSGRALIGKHTGTQLEILPSTVMSFKNASRVYSGGMVLKSPEDSARAYGMNPYRGYEDSSMPLLYNGPDFPGDQPPMLDRAVVVHNAGENPVTIGYARLRAEPFMELNSADNTVYLIYDPDARSPLDRGRVNTGRQVGTANAFLDKTTEGRKVDLQLLTLNALDSATDSEGISSDQLQEYALNDGRLIFDRLSSTIFDANGLGVMGPLTGSRLSPGVSVQHFWFSATIFAGNEGQNGLFP, from the coding sequence ATGAGTAATACGGGCATACATTCCGCTTCCCGCATCATAAGAAAATACAGCGGCTTTGTCCTGGTGATTTGGCTGCTTCTCAGCTCAGGTATCTTCCATATTGCATCTCAGCCCGCAACTGCAACCCTTGAGTCGGAATTCAGTACAGATTTTACGTTGCGCAGCATAGATTTGGATGAAATCAGGTCAGGAGGACCTCCCAAAGACGGCATACCCGCCATTGATTCTCCTGAGTTTTCACGATTGGAAGAAAATTCTCCGGGTCTGACGGATAATGAGATGGTTATTGCGGTTTCCATGGAGGGCGTACACAAAATCTATCCTCTCAGAATTTTAATCTGGCATGAAATTGTGAACGACACAATTGCCGGTACTCCCATTGCTGTAACCTGGTGCCCCCTTTGTAATTCTGCTCTGGTTTTTAATCGGCGCATTTCCCATGAAGGTCGCTCCCTGGTCCTGGATTTCGGCACCACGGGAAGATTGCGATATTCCAATCTACTGATGTATGACAGACAAACTGAAACATGGTGGCAGCAGGGAAGCGGCAGAGCCTTGATTGGAAAGCATACAGGTACACAGCTTGAAATACTTCCTTCCACAGTTATGAGTTTCAAAAATGCTTCCAGGGTCTATTCCGGGGGGATGGTTCTCAAGTCCCCGGAAGACTCTGCCAGGGCATACGGAATGAATCCGTACAGAGGGTATGAAGATTCATCCATGCCACTGCTGTATAACGGTCCGGATTTCCCCGGGGATCAACCGCCTATGCTTGACCGTGCGGTGGTGGTTCACAATGCAGGAGAGAATCCTGTGACCATTGGATATGCCAGGCTAAGGGCCGAGCCCTTCATGGAGCTGAACTCAGCGGATAATACGGTGTATCTGATCTATGATCCGGACGCCCGAAGTCCCTTGGACCGGGGAAGGGTAAATACCGGCCGTCAAGTGGGTACTGCCAATGCATTTCTGGACAAAACCACTGAAGGGCGGAAGGTTGATCTTCAGCTTCTCACGCTGAATGCTCTCGATTCAGCCACAGATTCAGAAGGCATCTCATCTGATCAGCTGCAAGAGTATGCTCTCAATGACGGTAGACTAATATTTGATCGGTTGAGCTCCACTATATTCGATGCCAATGGACTGGGGGTAATGGGACCTCTGACTGGATCACGTCTGAGTCCGGGAGTATCGGTCCAGCATTTCTGGTTCTCTGCGACGATCTTTGCCGGGAATGAAGGGCAAAACGGCCTTTTTCCATGA
- a CDS encoding DUF547 domain-containing protein: MYLCKPDIRIIFLGAVYALLVTAGLAAAPQAELWPRWEAHDPGSTQQLDHGQWDDFLDQNLDTDTADGIHRMRYGDVSLVQREELDAYLEYLASQRVSGMNRNEQFAYWVNLYNALTVNLILEQYPVDSIRDISKPWDTPLISIEGIELTLNDIEHRILRPIWDDPRIHYAVNCASMGCPNLQPRAFTSDNNERLLEKAATEYINHPRGADFSGRNPRLSSIYNWYQEDFENSVEGVLDHITDYAEGMTLDGAQDYISRGYPGRIRYDYDWSLNE; encoded by the coding sequence ATGTATCTGTGTAAACCTGATATCCGTATAATTTTTCTGGGAGCAGTGTATGCTCTCCTGGTAACTGCGGGACTTGCCGCCGCTCCACAGGCCGAGCTTTGGCCCCGCTGGGAAGCCCATGACCCTGGATCCACCCAGCAGCTTGATCACGGTCAATGGGATGATTTTCTGGATCAGAATCTTGATACGGATACAGCAGACGGAATACACCGCATGAGATACGGCGACGTATCCCTTGTACAGCGGGAAGAGCTGGACGCCTACCTGGAATATCTTGCCTCACAGCGGGTAAGCGGTATGAACCGGAACGAGCAGTTCGCCTACTGGGTGAACCTGTACAACGCCCTGACGGTGAACCTGATCCTGGAGCAGTATCCTGTGGATAGTATCCGGGATATTTCCAAACCATGGGATACGCCGTTGATCAGCATTGAGGGAATAGAACTCACACTGAACGATATTGAGCATCGGATTCTGCGTCCCATCTGGGATGACCCGAGAATACACTATGCGGTGAATTGCGCCAGCATGGGCTGTCCCAATCTCCAGCCCCGGGCCTTCACTTCGGATAACAATGAAAGGCTGCTTGAAAAGGCCGCCACAGAGTATATCAATCATCCCCGGGGGGCCGATTTCAGCGGGCGAAATCCCCGTCTGTCCAGCATCTACAACTGGTATCAGGAGGATTTTGAGAATTCGGTTGAGGGAGTTTTGGATCATATAACTGATTATGCGGAAGGGATGACTCTTGACGGAGCTCAGGACTACATCAGCCGCGGATACCCCGGCAGGATCAGATATGATTATGACTGGAGCCTGAATGAGTAA